In Xylanibacter ruminicola 23, a single genomic region encodes these proteins:
- a CDS encoding chloride channel protein — translation METTVVDRRPEWLKRLHDWRVEHVSERMFMIILALLVGFFAAVAAFVLHWIINQIVTLLTSSFNQSRANWLYLVYPVVGIYLTSLFVRYIVKDNISHGITRILYAISSNRSRLKSHNCWSSVIASAITIGFGGSVGAEAPIVLTGSAIGSNLGQLFHLDRKMLMTLVGCGAAGAIAGIFKAPIAGLVFTLEVLMIDMTMSALLPILVSCVTATVFTYIFSGDSSLFTFHLDSEWSVERIPACIGLGIACGLVSLYFIRMMGACEDVFSKFKDKPYVKLAIGGTTLSLLIFLFPALYGEGYSSINLLLNGQNADDWNRILNNSMFSGQGSLLLVYIALVLFTKVVATSATNGGGGCGGTFAPSLFIGCFTGFLFSRLWNINSIGVYVPEKNFALLGMAGVMSGVMHAPLTGIFLIAELTGGYSMFMPLMIVSVVAYMTISIFEPHSIYGSRLAKQGKLLTHHTDHAVLTLMNLDSVIERDYLGVEPDMELNEIVHKISRSHSTVLPVLDAGGKLLGEIDIMKIRNVVFRIELYHHFKASQLMTDPKALLTDGMQMRQVMRTFDRTGANWLPVLDAENRLKGYISRQRIYTMYRKMVADMSED, via the coding sequence ATGGAGACAACAGTTGTAGATAGAAGACCGGAGTGGCTGAAGCGGTTGCACGACTGGCGCGTGGAGCACGTGAGCGAGAGGATGTTTATGATTATCCTTGCCCTGCTTGTGGGCTTTTTCGCCGCCGTGGCTGCCTTTGTGCTGCACTGGATTATCAACCAGATTGTAACGCTGCTCACCAGCTCGTTCAACCAGAGTCGCGCCAACTGGCTCTACCTGGTTTACCCCGTTGTGGGTATCTATCTCACGTCGCTGTTTGTACGCTATATCGTAAAGGATAACATCTCGCACGGTATCACGCGCATTCTCTATGCCATCTCATCCAACCGTTCGCGACTGAAATCGCACAACTGCTGGTCGAGTGTGATAGCCTCAGCCATTACCATCGGCTTTGGTGGATCGGTAGGAGCCGAGGCACCTATCGTGCTTACAGGTTCGGCCATCGGTTCAAACCTGGGTCAGCTGTTCCATCTGGATCGAAAAATGCTGATGACGCTGGTGGGCTGTGGTGCTGCAGGTGCTATCGCCGGTATCTTTAAGGCCCCGATAGCCGGACTGGTGTTTACGCTCGAGGTGCTGATGATTGATATGACCATGTCGGCCCTGCTACCTATTCTGGTATCGTGCGTAACAGCCACCGTGTTTACCTATATCTTTAGTGGCGACTCATCGCTCTTTACCTTCCATCTGGATAGCGAGTGGAGCGTGGAGCGCATACCGGCCTGCATAGGCTTAGGCATTGCCTGCGGACTGGTTTCGCTTTACTTTATCCGCATGATGGGCGCCTGCGAGGATGTGTTCTCGAAATTCAAGGATAAGCCATACGTAAAACTGGCCATCGGTGGTACCACGCTTAGTTTGCTTATCTTCCTGTTCCCCGCGCTGTATGGCGAGGGCTACAGCAGCATTAACCTGCTGTTGAACGGACAGAATGCCGACGACTGGAACCGCATACTCAACAACTCGATGTTCTCGGGTCAAGGGTCGCTGTTGCTGGTATATATCGCCCTGGTACTGTTTACCAAGGTAGTAGCCACATCGGCCACCAATGGCGGAGGCGGCTGCGGTGGAACATTCGCACCATCGCTGTTTATCGGCTGTTTTACCGGCTTCCTCTTTTCGCGACTTTGGAACATCAACTCCATCGGTGTGTATGTGCCCGAGAAGAACTTTGCGTTGCTGGGTATGGCAGGTGTGATGTCGGGTGTGATGCACGCGCCGCTTACGGGTATCTTCCTGATAGCCGAGCTGACTGGCGGCTACTCGATGTTTATGCCGCTGATGATTGTGAGCGTGGTGGCCTATATGACCATCAGCATTTTCGAGCCTCACAGCATCTATGGCTCGCGCCTGGCCAAGCAGGGAAAACTGCTCACCCACCATACCGACCACGCTGTGCTGACGCTGATGAATCTCGACTCGGTGATTGAGCGCGACTATCTGGGTGTCGAACCCGATATGGAGCTGAACGAGATTGTACACAAAATCAGTCGCAGCCACTCCACAGTACTGCCCGTGCTCGATGCAGGCGGCAAATTGCTGGGCGAGATCGACATTATGAAAATCAGAAACGTAGTATTCAGAATAGAACTCTATCACCACTTCAAGGCGTCGCAGCTGATGACCGATCCCAAAGCACTGCTCACGGATGGCATGCAGATGCGACAGGTGATGCGCACCTTCGACCGCACCGGTGCCAACTGGCTCCCCGTGCTCGATGCCGAGAACCGTCTGAAGGGTTACATCTCGCGCCAGCGCATCTACACCATGTATCGCAAAATGGTTGCAGATATGAGTGAAGATTAA
- a CDS encoding RNA polymerase sigma factor has protein sequence MSTFTSMTDQELVQAYLDGNNHAFDELLSRTQDNIFSYIIRVVKDEELANELFQETFLKIISKIQNHQYTETGKLQWWMIRVAHNTVIDYYRDLKKNFVVDAPKENDLSAVKGEEVIDVNRETELTNQRTLKQLVLLMNALPAPQREVVYMRYFQDMSFKEIAEELGCSINTSLGRMRYALINMRKYSREYNLNLSLE, from the coding sequence ATGAGTACATTTACAAGTATGACTGACCAGGAATTGGTTCAGGCTTACCTAGATGGTAATAACCATGCATTCGACGAGTTACTCTCACGCACCCAGGACAATATCTTCAGCTACATTATACGTGTAGTGAAGGATGAGGAGTTGGCTAACGAATTGTTTCAGGAAACGTTCCTGAAGATTATCAGCAAGATACAGAACCACCAGTATACCGAGACAGGTAAACTGCAGTGGTGGATGATTCGCGTGGCACATAACACGGTGATTGACTACTATCGCGACCTGAAGAAGAATTTTGTGGTAGATGCGCCTAAGGAGAACGATCTGAGTGCCGTGAAGGGCGAAGAGGTGATAGATGTGAATCGCGAAACCGAGCTTACCAACCAGCGCACGCTGAAGCAGTTGGTGCTGCTGATGAATGCCCTGCCTGCACCACAGCGCGAGGTGGTGTATATGCGATACTTCCAGGATATGTCGTTCAAGGAGATAGCCGAGGAGTTGGGATGCAGCATCAATACATCGTTAGGACGTATGCGTTACGCCCTGATCAACATGCGCAAATACTCGCGCGAATACAATCTTAATCTCAGCTTAGAGTGA
- the rpe gene encoding ribulose-phosphate 3-epimerase: MMALVSPSLLAADFLHLDRDIDMINRSEADWLHLDVMDGSFVPNISFGFPVLEAVAKACKKPLDVHYMIEHPERYIAQTAKLGAMMMNVHYEACVHLHRTIQEIHQAGMKAGVTLNPATPISVLEDIINDVDMVLLMSVNPGFGGQKFIENTIDKVKRLRQLITEKGSHALIEVDGGVQGQTAPRLVEAGVDVLVSGSYVFGAADPEGIIKSLRSL, encoded by the coding sequence ATTATGGCATTAGTATCACCATCATTACTTGCCGCAGATTTTCTGCATCTCGACCGCGACATCGACATGATTAATCGCAGTGAGGCCGATTGGCTTCATCTGGATGTGATGGACGGATCGTTCGTACCCAACATCTCGTTTGGTTTCCCCGTACTCGAGGCAGTAGCAAAAGCTTGCAAAAAGCCACTCGATGTACATTATATGATAGAGCACCCTGAGCGTTACATTGCACAGACAGCCAAGTTGGGTGCCATGATGATGAATGTACACTACGAGGCTTGTGTACACCTGCATCGCACCATTCAGGAGATTCACCAGGCTGGTATGAAAGCCGGTGTAACACTGAACCCCGCCACGCCCATTAGCGTGTTAGAGGATATTATTAACGATGTGGATATGGTACTGCTGATGAGCGTGAACCCAGGCTTTGGCGGACAGAAGTTTATCGAGAACACCATCGATAAAGTAAAGCGCCTGCGCCAGCTGATCACCGAGAAAGGCAGCCACGCACTCATCGAGGTTGATGGTGGTGTACAGGGCCAGACAGCCCCACGCTTGGTCGAAGCTGGTGTTGATGTGCTGGTAAGTGGCAGCTACGTATTTGGCGCAGCCGATCCCGAGGGCATCATCAAGTCGCTCCGTTCACTCTAA
- the fmt gene encoding methionyl-tRNA formyltransferase, translating into MEKKDLRIVFMGTPEFAVPTLQALVENDYNVVAVVTQPDKPVGRHQTEMQPSEVKKYALDHNLPVLQPVKMKDPEFVEQLRSYQANLQVVVAFRMLPEVVWDMPAYGTFNVHAALLPQYRGAAPINWAVIHGETQTGVTTFFLDHDIDTGRIIMQKPFAIPDTADVEYVYDGLMNLGAEICLETLEKIIAADGHPESIPQEQMIPVGSELHAAPKIFKETCQINWNQPAKQVYDFIRGLSPYPGAWTTLVSPDGKETVLKIFKTNKTGNTTGELGHTAIIDRKPCIKAADELLMIEELQLAGKKRMNGKDFLNGIKNFDNYIIK; encoded by the coding sequence ATGGAAAAGAAGGATTTAAGGATTGTATTTATGGGAACACCCGAGTTTGCGGTGCCAACACTGCAGGCTCTGGTTGAGAACGATTATAATGTAGTGGCTGTAGTAACACAGCCCGACAAACCCGTTGGTCGCCATCAGACTGAGATGCAGCCATCGGAAGTTAAGAAGTATGCTCTTGATCACAACTTGCCCGTACTGCAACCCGTAAAGATGAAGGATCCCGAGTTTGTAGAGCAGTTGCGCTCGTATCAGGCCAACCTGCAGGTGGTAGTAGCATTCCGCATGCTGCCCGAGGTGGTTTGGGATATGCCCGCCTACGGCACCTTTAACGTACATGCCGCTTTGCTACCACAGTATCGCGGTGCAGCCCCCATCAACTGGGCGGTGATTCACGGCGAAACACAAACAGGCGTAACCACCTTCTTCCTCGACCACGATATCGACACCGGTCGCATCATCATGCAGAAGCCCTTCGCTATCCCCGACACAGCCGACGTAGAGTATGTGTACGACGGACTGATGAACCTGGGTGCCGAGATCTGTCTGGAGACACTCGAAAAAATTATCGCTGCCGACGGACACCCCGAGAGCATTCCTCAGGAGCAGATGATTCCCGTAGGTAGCGAGCTGCACGCAGCACCGAAGATATTCAAGGAGACCTGCCAGATTAACTGGAACCAGCCAGCCAAGCAGGTTTACGACTTTATCCGCGGTCTTTCGCCCTACCCCGGCGCCTGGACCACACTGGTATCGCCCGATGGTAAGGAAACGGTGCTGAAGATTTTCAAGACCAACAAAACCGGAAATACCACCGGCGAGCTCGGTCACACCGCCATTATCGACCGCAAGCCCTGCATCAAGGCAGCCGACGAGTTGCTGATGATCGAGGAGCTGCAGTTGGCTGGAAAAAAGCGCATGAATGGCAAAGATTTCCTGAATGGCATTAAAAATTTCGATAATTATATAATAAAATAA